GCAGTGGGCGCGGCGCTGATTTGCGATCCTTTCTCGACCAGTGCCGCCTTCTTGTCCACACTGGCCGCGCCGCCCGCTCCGGAGCCGAACTTCTGCGAGTAGACCCAGGTGACCTCCGCGCCGAAAAAGAAGACCATGCTGGAAAAGTAGATCCACAGCAGCAGCAGCACCAGCGACCCGGCGGCCCCGAAGGCGCTGCCCGGCGCGGCCCGGCCCAGGTAGATGCCGATGGCGATCTGGCCGATGGTGAACAGCACCGAAGTGATCGCCGAGCCGATCCAGACCTCGCGCCACTGGAGCTTGACGTTGGGCAGCACCTTGTACAACGCGGCGAATACTACCGTCAGGATGCCCGCGCTGACGAAGAAGGTGGCGACGCGTACAAAAAGCGTCCCGAGGCCGATCACCTCGCCCAGATGCTCGGCGATGGCCGACAGGTAGGTGTTGCCGATCAGGAAGGCGATGATGATCAGGCCGATCAGCAGCACCAGTCCGAAGGAGATCAGCCGCGACTTGATCACGTTCAGGATGCCGTTGCCGGGGGCCGGGTCTGCGCCCCATAGCGTGTTCAGCGCGTCTTGAAGTTGCACGAACAGGCCGGTGGACCCCATGAACAGCGTCACGAAGCCCGCAATGCTCGCCAGCAGCGTCGACTGTTGCAGTCGGCTGCCGTCGGGCACGATGCCCTTGACGAATTCCACGGCGCTCTGGTTGAGGTTCTGGGCCAGAAAATCGAACAGCCGGTCCTGCACGTTCGCGTTGGCCAGCAGCCCACTCGCGACGGCCAGCACGAAAAACAGCAGCGGCGCGATGGCGAAGATGGCGTAGTACGCGATGGCAGCGGCCAGACGCGGGGCCTTGTCCTGGCTGAAGGCCAGCGCGGATTCGCGCAGCAGCGTGAACAGATCGGCGGGCGTGAACCTCATCCGGGCAGTGTAGCGGGCGGGGCGGTATGCGCCTGCCTGTCTTAACCTAAAGTTATGCGCCCCATTCCCGCAGGCTTCGTGCAAACCCTGACCGTGACCGTGACCGATGAGATGACGGTCGACTTCGGCGAACTCGGCGCCGTTCACCCGGTCTACGCGACGTACTGGATGGCCAAACACTTCGAGGAGGTGGGCCGCAAGATCATCCTGCCGTTTCTGGAAGACGGCGAGGGCGGCATCGGCTCGCAGGTGGAGGTAATCCACACCGGGCCGGCGCTGCCCGGCATGGCCGTGACCGTGACCGCCACGTTCACAGAACAGGCGGGACGCCGCGTCCACGCCACCATGCGTGCCGTGACCGAACTGGGCGACGAGATCGGCCACGGCAGCACCACCCAGTTCGTCCTGCCGCAGACCCGGATCGACGCCAATTTTGAGGCGTTGCGGGCGCGGTGGGCCGCCAGGGTGGCCGGGACGGGCGGAAGCTGAGTGCTCCCCTCACCCATCGCTTTGGCCGCCTTGATTAACAGATCACTTTGACCTCTAAGTAAGTTGCCATGGACAAGGCTCCGGCCCGCTATGCTGGTGGGCAGTATGCCCAAATCTCCTCCCGTGTCCCGGTATTACGACGTCAAACGCGATGAACAGGGCAACCGGTTTATCGACGTGCAGGTCAGTGGTCTGGCGCTCCTGCAAAACCCGCTGCTCAACAAGACCACTGCCTTCACCGCGGAGGAGCGCCGGGACCTGGGCCTGGAAGGACTGATCCCGCCGCACAACAGCAGTTTCGAGGAGCAGAAGGAACGCACTTACCGCCGTTACCAGCGCAGCGCCAACGACCTGGAAAAGCACGAGTATCTGCGCGCCCTGCAGGACCGCAACGAGGTGTTGTTCTTCGGAGTCCTCGAGGACCACCTGGAGGAGATGCTGCCGATCATCTACACCCCCACGGTGGGCGAGGCGGTCAAGTTCTTCTCCAACAACTACCGCTATCCGCGTGGCTTCACCGTTAGCACCCAGGACA
This sequence is a window from Deinococcus humi. Protein-coding genes within it:
- a CDS encoding thioesterase family protein, whose product is MRPIPAGFVQTLTVTVTDEMTVDFGELGAVHPVYATYWMAKHFEEVGRKIILPFLEDGEGGIGSQVEVIHTGPALPGMAVTVTATFTEQAGRRVHATMRAVTELGDEIGHGSTTQFVLPQTRIDANFEALRARWAARVAGTGGS
- a CDS encoding YihY/virulence factor BrkB family protein, whose amino-acid sequence is MRFTPADLFTLLRESALAFSQDKAPRLAAAIAYYAIFAIAPLLFFVLAVASGLLANANVQDRLFDFLAQNLNQSAVEFVKGIVPDGSRLQQSTLLASIAGFVTLFMGSTGLFVQLQDALNTLWGADPAPGNGILNVIKSRLISFGLVLLIGLIIIAFLIGNTYLSAIAEHLGEVIGLGTLFVRVATFFVSAGILTVVFAALYKVLPNVKLQWREVWIGSAITSVLFTIGQIAIGIYLGRAAPGSAFGAAGSLVLLLLWIYFSSMVFFFGAEVTWVYSQKFGSGAGGAASVDKKAALVEKGSQISAAPTAQELEASQKAETGASLPGRLGEMLDTANSKMPRMLPHAPTRAEGRLLPTVRGTMWNAMRAVLAVPAVIVLRLLGWTGGKGKK